Proteins encoded by one window of Nicotiana tabacum cultivar K326 chromosome 10, ASM71507v2, whole genome shotgun sequence:
- the LOC107792649 gene encoding E3 ubiquitin-protein ligase SGR9, amyloplastic-like has translation MKDQRHLESIIMSTLSTFTPPQLSDLTHYFSALYHRHHRRIFSLLSSPTLFSLTLHHLHSLSLHNKSLLIAKHLLSKLAIFTHFMHNNTILPPPSTTSMKLCDLDAVLLLLLLCELRQHDPEAVLDLPPSRWRLILCQYIAKDALKFSTIRGSNREVIMKFIEMVAKCKNFINAMNHTDSSGGKNRKEVATSVAVVVALPSVEVSGGGGGECVICKEEMKEGRDVCKLPCHHLFHWICILPWLKTRNTCPCCRFQLPSDDVFAEIRRLWEVVVKTSASAKFVGVD, from the exons ATGAAAGATCAAAGACACTTAGAATCCATAATCATGTCTACACTTTCCACCTTTACTCCGCCTCAACTCTCCGATCTAACACATTACTTCTCCGCCCTCTACCACCGCCATCACCGACGTATTTTCTCTCTCCTCTCTTCTCCCACCCTCTTTTCTCTCACCTTACACCACCTCCACTCCCTCTCCTTACACAACAAGTCTCTCCTTATAGCCAAACACCTATTGTCCAAACTTGCAATATTCACTCATTTCATGCACAATAACACAATCTTGCCACCACCCTCCACCACCTCTATGAAACTCTGCGATTTAGACGccgtcctcctcctcctcctgctCTGTGAACTCCGCCAACATGATCCAGAAGCAGTACTCGATCTCCCTCCATCCAG GTGGCGCCTTATTCTTTGTCAATACATTGCCAAAGACGCGCTAAAATTTTCTACCATTAGGGGCTCTAACAGAGAAGTTATAATGAAGTTCATTGAGATGGTGGCAAAATGCAAGAACTTTATCAATGCCATGAATCATACAG ATAGTAGTGGAGGAAAAAATAGGAAGGAAGTGGCGACATCAGTGGCGGTAGTGGTGGCGCTGCCGTCAGTGGAAGTGAGTGGCGGCGGAGGGGGAGAGTGTGTTATATGCAAAGAAGAGATGAAAGAAGGAAGAGATGTTTGTAAATTGCCATGTCATCATTTGTTTCATTGGATATGTATTTTGCCTTGGTTGAAAACGAGGAACACATGTCCATGTTGCCGGTTTCAGCTACCGTCCGATGATGTTTTCGCCGAGATCCGACGGTTGTGGGAGGTTGTTGTCAAGACAAGTGCTAGTGCAAAGTTTGTAGGAGTTGATTAA